Proteins found in one Neodiprion lecontei isolate iyNeoLeco1 chromosome 6, iyNeoLeco1.1, whole genome shotgun sequence genomic segment:
- the LOC107222690 gene encoding soluble guanylate cyclase 88E isoform X1, which produces MYGLILENLSEYIKQVYGEDRWEEIRRQAAVEQPSFSVHQVYPENLIPRLAKKAIQVLGITEKEFFDQMGVHFVGFVGQYGYDRVLSVLGRHVRDFLNGLDNLHEYLKFSYPRMRAPSFICENETRHGLTLHYRSKRRGFVYYTMGQIREVARHFYHKEMRIELVREEVLFDTVHVTFNLTFDNRAFTYASLAMTREEKHLPIGASVLFEIFPFCIVFGSDMVVRSLGNSLMVILPELLGKKITHWFDLVRPLIAFKFQTILNRTNNIFELLTVEPVLTERPPDRRKNEIMLSDAMENPEDKTLRLKGQMIYMENWRMMMYLGTPVMPDLNALITTGLYINDLSMHDFSRDLMLAGTQQSVELKLALDQEQLKSKKLEESMRKLDAEMKRTDELLYQMIPKQVADRLRNGESPIDTCEMFDSVSILFSDVVSFTEICSRISPMKVVSMLNAMYSIFDTLTERNRVYKVETIGDAYMVVSGAPDKEHDHADRVCDMALDMVEAITDLKDPSTDQHLQIRVGVHSGAVVAGIVGLKMPRYCLFGDSVNTASRMEATSEAMQIHISQPTKELLSSSYKVTERGEIQVKGKGSMKTYWLEKREERSQMTKGISICEPPQWQNCAVKKRMSIGVVGSGLKNERKSENNSASTRTSRVSSPAPASSNSGILCEDRRIYSPITFQDVAQRSVANSPIKSVDIKGFRSNSVGAVSAIVRSPADIFGSLLSDTEEHFRLHRDSATSPQLCNADTRSLTSSKSDRTRGKLTPDEEVKGHVRDTSNFNLNSAGGLAGIPSCEFSLVADPDAPDSRNLPINQDQCCPGFALTKSGKPRHQSNACVIF; this is translated from the exons ATGTACGGGTTAATCCTGGAAAATTTGTCCGAGTATATAAAGCAAGTGTACGGCGAAGATCGTTGGGAAGAGATTCGTCGACAGGCAGCAGTAGAGCAGCCCAGCTTCAGCGTTCACCAGGTTTACCCTGAGAACCTGATACCTCGATTGGCCAAAAAAGCCATTCAG GTACTGGGAATCACGGAGAAGGAATTCTTCGATCAGATGGGCGTCCACTTCGTCGGATTCGTAGGGCAGTACGGCTACGATCGAGTTTTGTCGGTTCTCGGTCGTCACGTAAGAGATTTCCTCAACGGTCTGGACAACCTTCACGAGTACCTAAAGTTTTCTTACCCTCGAATGCGAGCCCCGTCCTTCATCTGCGAAAACGAAACCCGCCACG GTTTGACACTTCACTACAGAAGCAAAAGGCGGGGATTCGTCTACTACACGATGGGTCAGATTCGCGAGGTGGCTCGACATTTTTACCACAAGGAAATGCGGATCGAACTCGTCCGCGAAGAAGTTCTCTTCGACACCGTCCACGTCACCTTCAACCTTACGTTCGACAACCGGGCTTTTACGTACGCCTCTCTTGCCATGACCCGGGAAGAAAAGCACCTGCCAATCGGGGCCTCGGTTCTCTTCGAGATATTTCCGTTCTGTATTGTATTCGG GTCTGACATGGTAGTTAGAAGCCTGGGAAACTCCTTGATGGTAATTCTGCCCGAACTTCTCGGGAAGAAGATCACGCACTGGTTCGATCTAGTGAGACCATTGATCGCCTTTAAATTTCAAACC atactGAACCGCACAAACAACATTTTCGAACTGCTTACCGTTGAGCCGGTGCTCACCGAGCGACCACCGGACCGCCGTAAGAATGAAATTATGCTAAGCGACGCAATGGAAAATCCCGAAGATAAAACGTTGAGGTTAAAAG GTCAAATGATTTACATGGAAAATTGGAGGATGATGATGTACCTAGGAACACCGGTGATGCCGGATCTGAACGCGCTGATAACCACCGGACTTTACATAAACGATTTATCGATGCACGACTTCAGCag AGATCTGATGCTCGCCGGAACTCAGCAGTCGGTTGAACTCAAGCTGGCACTCGACCAAGAACAACTCAAAAGCAAAAAGCTCGAGGAGTCAATGAGGAAGCTCGACGCCGAGATGAAACGAACGGATGAACTGCTCTATCAAATGATACCGAAACAAGTAGCTGACCGACTTAGAAACGGCGAAAGTCCGATAGACACGTGCGAA ATGTTCGACTCCGTATCGATTCTCTTTTCGGACGTTGTTAGTTTCACCGAAATATGCAGCCGGATCAGTCCGATGAAAGTCGTTTCAATGCTCAATGCTATGTACTCGATATTCGACACCCTCACCGAGAGAAATCGCGTGTACAAG GTTGAAACCATCGGTGACGCCTACATGGTGGTTTCCGGAGCACCGGACAAGGAACACGATCACGCCGATCGAGTCTGCGACATGGCTTTGGACATGGTGGAAGCGATAACCGATCTCAAGGATCCGTCCACAG ATCAGCATTTGCAAATTCGTGTCGGTGTGCACAGTGGCGCGGTGGTCGCTGGTATTGTCGGATTAAAAATGCCGCGTTACTGTCTGTTCGGAGATTCGGTGAACACCGCGTCGCGAATGGAAGCAACGAGCGAAGCGATGCAGATCCACATATCGCAGCCGACCAAAGAGCTTTTATCCTCGTCGTACAAGGTTACGGAACGTGGGGAAATTCAGGTGAAAGGTAAAG GCTCGATGAAAACCTATTGGCTGGAGAAGCGGGAAGAACGTTCGCAGATGACCAAAGGTATCTCGATCTGCGAGCCACCCCAGTGGCAGAATTGTGCGGTGAAAAAACGCATGTCGATCGGCGTTGTCGGTTCGGGCCTCAAGAACGAACGGAAGTCGGAAAACAACTCGGCGTCGACGAGGACCTCCAGGGTTTCTTCCCCGGCACCGGCCAGTTCGAATTCCGGCATATTGTGCGAGGACAGGCGAATCTACTCGCCGATTACCTTCCAGGACGTCGCGCAACGATCCGTTGCAAATTCGCCGATAAAGAGCGTCGACATTAAAG GTTTCCGTTCGAATTCCGTAGGTGCTGTATCGGCGATCGTCCGAAGTCCTGCGGATATATTTGGTTCCCTTTTGTCGGACACCGAGGAGCATTTCCGTTTGCACAGGGACAGCGCGACGTCCCCGCAACTCTGTAACGCCGACACGAGGTCCTTAACGTCGTCCAAGAGTGATCGTACCAGGGGTAAATTGACCCCGGACGAAGAGGTCAAGGGTCACGTAAGGGATACGTCGAACTTCAACTTGAACTCCGCCGGCGGATTGGCCGGGATTCCAAGTTGCGAATTCTCCCTCGTCGCTGACCCAGATGCTCCCGACAGTAGAAATTTGCCTATTAATCAGGACCAATGCTGCCCGGGTTTCGCTCTTACCAAAAGCGGCAAACCGCGGCATCAAAGCAACGCCTgcgttattttttaa
- the LOC107222690 gene encoding soluble guanylate cyclase 88E isoform X3 — translation MYGLILENLSEYIKQVYGEDRWEEIRRQAAVEQPSFSVHQVYPENLIPRLAKKAIQVLGITEKEFFDQMGVHFVGFVGQYGYDRVLSVLGRHVRDFLNGLDNLHEYLKFSYPRMRAPSFICENETRHGLTLHYRSKRRGFVYYTMGQIREVARHFYHKEMRIELVREEVLFDTVHVTFNLTFDNRAFTYASLAMTREEKHLPIGASVLFEIFPFCIVFGSDMVVRSLGNSLMVILPELLGKKITHWFDLVRPLIAFKFQTILNRTNNIFELLTVEPVLTERPPDRRKNEIMLSDAMENPEDKTLRLKGQMIYMENWRMMMYLGTPVMPDLNALITTGLYINDLSMHDFSRDLMLAGTQQSVELKLALDQEQLKSKKLEESMRKLDAEMKRTDELLYQMIPKQVADRLRNGESPIDTCEMFDSVSILFSDVVSFTEICSRISPMKVVSMLNAMYSIFDTLTERNRVYKVETIGDAYMVVSGAPDKEHDHADRVCDMALDMVEAITDLKDPSTDQHLQIRVGVHSGAVVAGIVGLKMPRYCLFGDSVNTASRMEATSEAMQIHISQPTKELLSSSYKVTERGEIQVKGKGSMKTYWLEKREERSQMTKGISICEPPQWQNCAVKKRMSIGVVGSGLKNERKSENNSASTRTSRVSSPAPASSNSGILCEDRRIYSPITFQDVAQRSVANSPIKSVDIKGAVSAIVRSPADIFGSLLSDTEEHFRLHRDSATSPQLCNADTRSLTSSKSDRTRGKLTPDEEVKGHVRDTSNFNLNSAGGLAGIPSCEFSLVADPDAPDSRNLPINQDQCCPGFALTKSGKPRHQSNACVIF, via the exons ATGTACGGGTTAATCCTGGAAAATTTGTCCGAGTATATAAAGCAAGTGTACGGCGAAGATCGTTGGGAAGAGATTCGTCGACAGGCAGCAGTAGAGCAGCCCAGCTTCAGCGTTCACCAGGTTTACCCTGAGAACCTGATACCTCGATTGGCCAAAAAAGCCATTCAG GTACTGGGAATCACGGAGAAGGAATTCTTCGATCAGATGGGCGTCCACTTCGTCGGATTCGTAGGGCAGTACGGCTACGATCGAGTTTTGTCGGTTCTCGGTCGTCACGTAAGAGATTTCCTCAACGGTCTGGACAACCTTCACGAGTACCTAAAGTTTTCTTACCCTCGAATGCGAGCCCCGTCCTTCATCTGCGAAAACGAAACCCGCCACG GTTTGACACTTCACTACAGAAGCAAAAGGCGGGGATTCGTCTACTACACGATGGGTCAGATTCGCGAGGTGGCTCGACATTTTTACCACAAGGAAATGCGGATCGAACTCGTCCGCGAAGAAGTTCTCTTCGACACCGTCCACGTCACCTTCAACCTTACGTTCGACAACCGGGCTTTTACGTACGCCTCTCTTGCCATGACCCGGGAAGAAAAGCACCTGCCAATCGGGGCCTCGGTTCTCTTCGAGATATTTCCGTTCTGTATTGTATTCGG GTCTGACATGGTAGTTAGAAGCCTGGGAAACTCCTTGATGGTAATTCTGCCCGAACTTCTCGGGAAGAAGATCACGCACTGGTTCGATCTAGTGAGACCATTGATCGCCTTTAAATTTCAAACC atactGAACCGCACAAACAACATTTTCGAACTGCTTACCGTTGAGCCGGTGCTCACCGAGCGACCACCGGACCGCCGTAAGAATGAAATTATGCTAAGCGACGCAATGGAAAATCCCGAAGATAAAACGTTGAGGTTAAAAG GTCAAATGATTTACATGGAAAATTGGAGGATGATGATGTACCTAGGAACACCGGTGATGCCGGATCTGAACGCGCTGATAACCACCGGACTTTACATAAACGATTTATCGATGCACGACTTCAGCag AGATCTGATGCTCGCCGGAACTCAGCAGTCGGTTGAACTCAAGCTGGCACTCGACCAAGAACAACTCAAAAGCAAAAAGCTCGAGGAGTCAATGAGGAAGCTCGACGCCGAGATGAAACGAACGGATGAACTGCTCTATCAAATGATACCGAAACAAGTAGCTGACCGACTTAGAAACGGCGAAAGTCCGATAGACACGTGCGAA ATGTTCGACTCCGTATCGATTCTCTTTTCGGACGTTGTTAGTTTCACCGAAATATGCAGCCGGATCAGTCCGATGAAAGTCGTTTCAATGCTCAATGCTATGTACTCGATATTCGACACCCTCACCGAGAGAAATCGCGTGTACAAG GTTGAAACCATCGGTGACGCCTACATGGTGGTTTCCGGAGCACCGGACAAGGAACACGATCACGCCGATCGAGTCTGCGACATGGCTTTGGACATGGTGGAAGCGATAACCGATCTCAAGGATCCGTCCACAG ATCAGCATTTGCAAATTCGTGTCGGTGTGCACAGTGGCGCGGTGGTCGCTGGTATTGTCGGATTAAAAATGCCGCGTTACTGTCTGTTCGGAGATTCGGTGAACACCGCGTCGCGAATGGAAGCAACGAGCGAAGCGATGCAGATCCACATATCGCAGCCGACCAAAGAGCTTTTATCCTCGTCGTACAAGGTTACGGAACGTGGGGAAATTCAGGTGAAAGGTAAAG GCTCGATGAAAACCTATTGGCTGGAGAAGCGGGAAGAACGTTCGCAGATGACCAAAGGTATCTCGATCTGCGAGCCACCCCAGTGGCAGAATTGTGCGGTGAAAAAACGCATGTCGATCGGCGTTGTCGGTTCGGGCCTCAAGAACGAACGGAAGTCGGAAAACAACTCGGCGTCGACGAGGACCTCCAGGGTTTCTTCCCCGGCACCGGCCAGTTCGAATTCCGGCATATTGTGCGAGGACAGGCGAATCTACTCGCCGATTACCTTCCAGGACGTCGCGCAACGATCCGTTGCAAATTCGCCGATAAAGAGCGTCGACATTAAAG GTGCTGTATCGGCGATCGTCCGAAGTCCTGCGGATATATTTGGTTCCCTTTTGTCGGACACCGAGGAGCATTTCCGTTTGCACAGGGACAGCGCGACGTCCCCGCAACTCTGTAACGCCGACACGAGGTCCTTAACGTCGTCCAAGAGTGATCGTACCAGGGGTAAATTGACCCCGGACGAAGAGGTCAAGGGTCACGTAAGGGATACGTCGAACTTCAACTTGAACTCCGCCGGCGGATTGGCCGGGATTCCAAGTTGCGAATTCTCCCTCGTCGCTGACCCAGATGCTCCCGACAGTAGAAATTTGCCTATTAATCAGGACCAATGCTGCCCGGGTTTCGCTCTTACCAAAAGCGGCAAACCGCGGCATCAAAGCAACGCCTgcgttattttttaa
- the LOC107222690 gene encoding soluble guanylate cyclase 88E isoform X2: MYGLILENLSEYIKQVYGEDRWEEIRRQAAVEQPSFSVHQVYPENLIPRLAKKAIQVLGITEKEFFDQMGVHFVGFVGQYGYDRVLSVLGRHVRDFLNGLDNLHEYLKFSYPRMRAPSFICENETRHGLTLHYRSKRRGFVYYTMGQIREVARHFYHKEMRIELVREEVLFDTVHVTFNLTFDNRAFTYASLAMTREEKHLPIGASVLFEIFPFCIVFGSDMVVRSLGNSLMVILPELLGKKITHWFDLVRPLIAFKFQTILNRTNNIFELLTVEPVLTERPPDRRKNEIMLSDAMENPEDKTLRLKGQMIYMENWRMMMYLGTPVMPDLNALITTGLYINDLSMHDFSRDLMLAGTQQSVELKLALDQEQLKSKKLEESMRKLDAEMKRTDELLYQMIPKQVADRLRNGESPIDTCEMFDSVSILFSDVVSFTEICSRISPMKVVSMLNAMYSIFDTLTERNRVYKVETIGDAYMVVSGAPDKEHDHADRVCDMALDMVEAITDLKDPSTDQHLQIRVGVHSGAVVAGIVGLKMPRYCLFGDSVNTASRMEATSEAMQIHISQPTKELLSSSYKVTERGEIQVKGSMKTYWLEKREERSQMTKGISICEPPQWQNCAVKKRMSIGVVGSGLKNERKSENNSASTRTSRVSSPAPASSNSGILCEDRRIYSPITFQDVAQRSVANSPIKSVDIKGFRSNSVGAVSAIVRSPADIFGSLLSDTEEHFRLHRDSATSPQLCNADTRSLTSSKSDRTRGKLTPDEEVKGHVRDTSNFNLNSAGGLAGIPSCEFSLVADPDAPDSRNLPINQDQCCPGFALTKSGKPRHQSNACVIF, encoded by the exons ATGTACGGGTTAATCCTGGAAAATTTGTCCGAGTATATAAAGCAAGTGTACGGCGAAGATCGTTGGGAAGAGATTCGTCGACAGGCAGCAGTAGAGCAGCCCAGCTTCAGCGTTCACCAGGTTTACCCTGAGAACCTGATACCTCGATTGGCCAAAAAAGCCATTCAG GTACTGGGAATCACGGAGAAGGAATTCTTCGATCAGATGGGCGTCCACTTCGTCGGATTCGTAGGGCAGTACGGCTACGATCGAGTTTTGTCGGTTCTCGGTCGTCACGTAAGAGATTTCCTCAACGGTCTGGACAACCTTCACGAGTACCTAAAGTTTTCTTACCCTCGAATGCGAGCCCCGTCCTTCATCTGCGAAAACGAAACCCGCCACG GTTTGACACTTCACTACAGAAGCAAAAGGCGGGGATTCGTCTACTACACGATGGGTCAGATTCGCGAGGTGGCTCGACATTTTTACCACAAGGAAATGCGGATCGAACTCGTCCGCGAAGAAGTTCTCTTCGACACCGTCCACGTCACCTTCAACCTTACGTTCGACAACCGGGCTTTTACGTACGCCTCTCTTGCCATGACCCGGGAAGAAAAGCACCTGCCAATCGGGGCCTCGGTTCTCTTCGAGATATTTCCGTTCTGTATTGTATTCGG GTCTGACATGGTAGTTAGAAGCCTGGGAAACTCCTTGATGGTAATTCTGCCCGAACTTCTCGGGAAGAAGATCACGCACTGGTTCGATCTAGTGAGACCATTGATCGCCTTTAAATTTCAAACC atactGAACCGCACAAACAACATTTTCGAACTGCTTACCGTTGAGCCGGTGCTCACCGAGCGACCACCGGACCGCCGTAAGAATGAAATTATGCTAAGCGACGCAATGGAAAATCCCGAAGATAAAACGTTGAGGTTAAAAG GTCAAATGATTTACATGGAAAATTGGAGGATGATGATGTACCTAGGAACACCGGTGATGCCGGATCTGAACGCGCTGATAACCACCGGACTTTACATAAACGATTTATCGATGCACGACTTCAGCag AGATCTGATGCTCGCCGGAACTCAGCAGTCGGTTGAACTCAAGCTGGCACTCGACCAAGAACAACTCAAAAGCAAAAAGCTCGAGGAGTCAATGAGGAAGCTCGACGCCGAGATGAAACGAACGGATGAACTGCTCTATCAAATGATACCGAAACAAGTAGCTGACCGACTTAGAAACGGCGAAAGTCCGATAGACACGTGCGAA ATGTTCGACTCCGTATCGATTCTCTTTTCGGACGTTGTTAGTTTCACCGAAATATGCAGCCGGATCAGTCCGATGAAAGTCGTTTCAATGCTCAATGCTATGTACTCGATATTCGACACCCTCACCGAGAGAAATCGCGTGTACAAG GTTGAAACCATCGGTGACGCCTACATGGTGGTTTCCGGAGCACCGGACAAGGAACACGATCACGCCGATCGAGTCTGCGACATGGCTTTGGACATGGTGGAAGCGATAACCGATCTCAAGGATCCGTCCACAG ATCAGCATTTGCAAATTCGTGTCGGTGTGCACAGTGGCGCGGTGGTCGCTGGTATTGTCGGATTAAAAATGCCGCGTTACTGTCTGTTCGGAGATTCGGTGAACACCGCGTCGCGAATGGAAGCAACGAGCGAAGCGATGCAGATCCACATATCGCAGCCGACCAAAGAGCTTTTATCCTCGTCGTACAAGGTTACGGAACGTGGGGAAATTCAGGTGAAAG GCTCGATGAAAACCTATTGGCTGGAGAAGCGGGAAGAACGTTCGCAGATGACCAAAGGTATCTCGATCTGCGAGCCACCCCAGTGGCAGAATTGTGCGGTGAAAAAACGCATGTCGATCGGCGTTGTCGGTTCGGGCCTCAAGAACGAACGGAAGTCGGAAAACAACTCGGCGTCGACGAGGACCTCCAGGGTTTCTTCCCCGGCACCGGCCAGTTCGAATTCCGGCATATTGTGCGAGGACAGGCGAATCTACTCGCCGATTACCTTCCAGGACGTCGCGCAACGATCCGTTGCAAATTCGCCGATAAAGAGCGTCGACATTAAAG GTTTCCGTTCGAATTCCGTAGGTGCTGTATCGGCGATCGTCCGAAGTCCTGCGGATATATTTGGTTCCCTTTTGTCGGACACCGAGGAGCATTTCCGTTTGCACAGGGACAGCGCGACGTCCCCGCAACTCTGTAACGCCGACACGAGGTCCTTAACGTCGTCCAAGAGTGATCGTACCAGGGGTAAATTGACCCCGGACGAAGAGGTCAAGGGTCACGTAAGGGATACGTCGAACTTCAACTTGAACTCCGCCGGCGGATTGGCCGGGATTCCAAGTTGCGAATTCTCCCTCGTCGCTGACCCAGATGCTCCCGACAGTAGAAATTTGCCTATTAATCAGGACCAATGCTGCCCGGGTTTCGCTCTTACCAAAAGCGGCAAACCGCGGCATCAAAGCAACGCCTgcgttattttttaa
- the LOC107222690 gene encoding soluble guanylate cyclase 88E isoform X4 codes for MYGLILENLSEYIKQVYGEDRWEEIRRQAAVEQPSFSVHQVYPENLIPRLAKKAIQVLGITEKEFFDQMGVHFVGFVGQYGYDRVLSVLGRHVRDFLNGLDNLHEYLKFSYPRMRAPSFICENETRHGLTLHYRSKRRGFVYYTMGQIREVARHFYHKEMRIELVREEVLFDTVHVTFNLTFDNRAFTYASLAMTREEKHLPIGASVLFEIFPFCIVFGSDMVVRSLGNSLMVILPELLGKKITHWFDLVRPLIAFKFQTILNRTNNIFELLTVEPVLTERPPDRRKNEIMLSDAMENPEDKTLRLKGQMIYMENWRMMMYLGTPVMPDLNALITTGLYINDLSMHDFSRDLMLAGTQQSVELKLALDQEQLKSKKLEESMRKLDAEMKRTDELLYQMIPKQVADRLRNGESPIDTCEVETIGDAYMVVSGAPDKEHDHADRVCDMALDMVEAITDLKDPSTDQHLQIRVGVHSGAVVAGIVGLKMPRYCLFGDSVNTASRMEATSEAMQIHISQPTKELLSSSYKVTERGEIQVKGKGSMKTYWLEKREERSQMTKGISICEPPQWQNCAVKKRMSIGVVGSGLKNERKSENNSASTRTSRVSSPAPASSNSGILCEDRRIYSPITFQDVAQRSVANSPIKSVDIKGFRSNSVGAVSAIVRSPADIFGSLLSDTEEHFRLHRDSATSPQLCNADTRSLTSSKSDRTRGKLTPDEEVKGHVRDTSNFNLNSAGGLAGIPSCEFSLVADPDAPDSRNLPINQDQCCPGFALTKSGKPRHQSNACVIF; via the exons ATGTACGGGTTAATCCTGGAAAATTTGTCCGAGTATATAAAGCAAGTGTACGGCGAAGATCGTTGGGAAGAGATTCGTCGACAGGCAGCAGTAGAGCAGCCCAGCTTCAGCGTTCACCAGGTTTACCCTGAGAACCTGATACCTCGATTGGCCAAAAAAGCCATTCAG GTACTGGGAATCACGGAGAAGGAATTCTTCGATCAGATGGGCGTCCACTTCGTCGGATTCGTAGGGCAGTACGGCTACGATCGAGTTTTGTCGGTTCTCGGTCGTCACGTAAGAGATTTCCTCAACGGTCTGGACAACCTTCACGAGTACCTAAAGTTTTCTTACCCTCGAATGCGAGCCCCGTCCTTCATCTGCGAAAACGAAACCCGCCACG GTTTGACACTTCACTACAGAAGCAAAAGGCGGGGATTCGTCTACTACACGATGGGTCAGATTCGCGAGGTGGCTCGACATTTTTACCACAAGGAAATGCGGATCGAACTCGTCCGCGAAGAAGTTCTCTTCGACACCGTCCACGTCACCTTCAACCTTACGTTCGACAACCGGGCTTTTACGTACGCCTCTCTTGCCATGACCCGGGAAGAAAAGCACCTGCCAATCGGGGCCTCGGTTCTCTTCGAGATATTTCCGTTCTGTATTGTATTCGG GTCTGACATGGTAGTTAGAAGCCTGGGAAACTCCTTGATGGTAATTCTGCCCGAACTTCTCGGGAAGAAGATCACGCACTGGTTCGATCTAGTGAGACCATTGATCGCCTTTAAATTTCAAACC atactGAACCGCACAAACAACATTTTCGAACTGCTTACCGTTGAGCCGGTGCTCACCGAGCGACCACCGGACCGCCGTAAGAATGAAATTATGCTAAGCGACGCAATGGAAAATCCCGAAGATAAAACGTTGAGGTTAAAAG GTCAAATGATTTACATGGAAAATTGGAGGATGATGATGTACCTAGGAACACCGGTGATGCCGGATCTGAACGCGCTGATAACCACCGGACTTTACATAAACGATTTATCGATGCACGACTTCAGCag AGATCTGATGCTCGCCGGAACTCAGCAGTCGGTTGAACTCAAGCTGGCACTCGACCAAGAACAACTCAAAAGCAAAAAGCTCGAGGAGTCAATGAGGAAGCTCGACGCCGAGATGAAACGAACGGATGAACTGCTCTATCAAATGATACCGAAACAAGTAGCTGACCGACTTAGAAACGGCGAAAGTCCGATAGACACGTGCGAA GTTGAAACCATCGGTGACGCCTACATGGTGGTTTCCGGAGCACCGGACAAGGAACACGATCACGCCGATCGAGTCTGCGACATGGCTTTGGACATGGTGGAAGCGATAACCGATCTCAAGGATCCGTCCACAG ATCAGCATTTGCAAATTCGTGTCGGTGTGCACAGTGGCGCGGTGGTCGCTGGTATTGTCGGATTAAAAATGCCGCGTTACTGTCTGTTCGGAGATTCGGTGAACACCGCGTCGCGAATGGAAGCAACGAGCGAAGCGATGCAGATCCACATATCGCAGCCGACCAAAGAGCTTTTATCCTCGTCGTACAAGGTTACGGAACGTGGGGAAATTCAGGTGAAAGGTAAAG GCTCGATGAAAACCTATTGGCTGGAGAAGCGGGAAGAACGTTCGCAGATGACCAAAGGTATCTCGATCTGCGAGCCACCCCAGTGGCAGAATTGTGCGGTGAAAAAACGCATGTCGATCGGCGTTGTCGGTTCGGGCCTCAAGAACGAACGGAAGTCGGAAAACAACTCGGCGTCGACGAGGACCTCCAGGGTTTCTTCCCCGGCACCGGCCAGTTCGAATTCCGGCATATTGTGCGAGGACAGGCGAATCTACTCGCCGATTACCTTCCAGGACGTCGCGCAACGATCCGTTGCAAATTCGCCGATAAAGAGCGTCGACATTAAAG GTTTCCGTTCGAATTCCGTAGGTGCTGTATCGGCGATCGTCCGAAGTCCTGCGGATATATTTGGTTCCCTTTTGTCGGACACCGAGGAGCATTTCCGTTTGCACAGGGACAGCGCGACGTCCCCGCAACTCTGTAACGCCGACACGAGGTCCTTAACGTCGTCCAAGAGTGATCGTACCAGGGGTAAATTGACCCCGGACGAAGAGGTCAAGGGTCACGTAAGGGATACGTCGAACTTCAACTTGAACTCCGCCGGCGGATTGGCCGGGATTCCAAGTTGCGAATTCTCCCTCGTCGCTGACCCAGATGCTCCCGACAGTAGAAATTTGCCTATTAATCAGGACCAATGCTGCCCGGGTTTCGCTCTTACCAAAAGCGGCAAACCGCGGCATCAAAGCAACGCCTgcgttattttttaa